The genomic stretch TTTATTTGGGTGAATTGAAATTCAAGATCAAAGTCTGGAACCCGGGCTGGCGGTGAATAGATGTAGCTTTGCCCGTCTTGGCTGTAAACAGCAAAAAGGGGTTCAAGAGTGATGACTCGATTGCTGGCAGGATGCATCAACTCAACCTGTGCTTTAACACCAATGGTCGTATTTGGCGGAAGTTCGGAAGTATCTGTTCTGGCATAGCTCACAAACCTGATTTTAAACTTGCCCACATCAATAGTCTGACCCGGGTTTAGTTTAATTTTTTGAACTTCAGGTGTATCTGTTCCAGAGGTATCTTGCAGGGATGCATTTTGCATCATCCGGCGATTTTCACTGGCCCGGTCGTTTTGTTCCTGTACATATGAACTACCACCTACATATAAATAAATATCACTTAGCAATCCTGTTCTCACATCCGGATCTACCGACCATTGGATATTCTCGGCAGTGGAAGTTGTCAGCATCGGATACACTTCCGGATTCATATAGAAAGTCTTGCCACCATCAACCGGCTCAAACTTAATTTTATAGGTTTGCTGTCCCCTGCGGATTGAATTGTCAAGTTCGTACCCTTCATAAGTCACAACATATCTGGAGTCTACTATAACCGGCTCATTCAGATTTAACAATAGCATTTCTTCTTTTTGGGTGACTTTAAAGCCTTGTTCATCCGTCACCTCTCCCCGTTCTACCGCGGTGTTATAGTTCGCTGTTTTCTGATCCACCAGATAGGAATTATATGCAGATGAAGCTAAAATTCCGACCAAAAGTAATCCAAAACCGATGTGTGTAAGTGAACCCCCAATGAGCTTAGGATTCTGCATTGTTAAACGCACCAGAACCCAGGCATTCCCTACCACAGCGAAGTACCCGCAAAAGAGATACACCATGTAGTAGATGTTCCGTACATCTCCAAGAATGATGGACAGGATAGTTACCGCACTCGTAACCAGTAAGGGACTAATCAGAGCTGATGCCAGAGATTCAGCGTCATATTTTTTCCAGAAAAGGTACTGTCCCAACACCGTAAAGATGGCCATTATCATAGCAATGGGCATACTCCAGTCGTTATAAAAACTTATTTCCGGGGGAGTGGGATTTTCTACAAATAATTTACCGATAATCGGAGAACTGGTTCCTAAAATAATAACCAGGCCAAGTATGAGAAGCAGCATCGCTCCGGTGACCGTCATAAATTCACGGCTCAGGAATTTAGCTTCTTTATCTGGTGAAGGAAGCTCCTTGTACCTCCAAAAGAAGAGCCCCAGACCTACTCCGGTTACTACTACCATAAAAGCCAGCAGCTGATTGTACAATCCTAAATCCACGAAACTGTGAACGGATGAACTTCCCAGAATTCCGGATCGAGTCAGAAAGGTTTCATAAACAATTGCTACGTAAGCAAGTATGGCAAACAGAATCGATGATTTTTGAGCCACTGAGCTCTTACGTTGAATAATCATAGTGTGAATGCCCGCCGTACCGATCAGCCATGGAACCAGGGATGCATTTTCAACCGGATCCCAAGCCCAATAACCTCCGAATGAAAGCGTGACGTATGCCCAATATCCCCCGAGAAAAATGGCGGTCAGTAAAGCTACATTTGCACTCAGTGTCCAAGGAAGTGCCGGCCCAATCCACTCATTATACTTTTGCTTCCACAGCGCGGCCATGGCAAAGCAGTACGGGATGGTCATCATCGCAAAACCCACAAATAATATAGGCGGATGAATCATCATCCAGGGGCTTTTTAGCAAATCATTTAAGCCGCTTCCATCCTGTGGAACAAAATCAGGATTAGTTTGCAGAAACGGAGCATTTGGCATTTCTTCAGCGATGGTTCGGAATGGTGAGGCTCCCAGTTTTAGCCCAAAAATATCCCATCCCAAAAGCATGGATAATAAGAATACCTGTGTAAGTGTCAGGAAGAAAAGCACCGGAGCCTTATATGGTTCCCTCGTCCACTTCATCAACCCAAAACCAAAGAAAGCGGAAATGAGAATCCAGAGCATGAAACTGCCTTCCTGCCCTCCATAAAAAGCTGACCAGAGATAACGCGGGGCTAAATCAAGACTGGTATAATTGAATACATAATAATATTGAAACTGATGCTGGAAAATCAGATAAACCAGGATTCCGGAAGCAACAACAAGAAAAGCTGCTTTTGTGGCAAACAGCCAGTTGCCCACTTTCAGGGTTCTGTTTTCATCCCGGTTTGCTGAAATGAAATAGAAGATCATGGCCGCCAGAGAAGTTACAAAAGAAGCGGAGATCAGGATTTTACCAATTGTTCCTAGCATAGAAGAGATTTAACCTTGTGCAGCTTCGCTGAATTGACTTGGGTCGGCATCGTTGTATTTAGAAGGACACTTCATCAGCATTTCGTTTGCATAAAAAGTATCACCCCTCATCTCACCGATAACCACCAATTGGTCGGCCTGTTCAAAATTATTGGGTTTGGGCTTGGAGTACACCACTTTTTTGGAAACACCGGATTCGTCTTTCATATAGAACACAAATCTCTTGGTTTCCAACGAAAATTCAGCTCCTTTTTCTTCATCCCAGGTACCCGGGATGTGAGCACTGCTCATTTCAGATGCACCTTCAAAAGTTGTGTAGGTACTAATACTTTCCCCAAAGTTGTACATCAACAGGGAGGTAAACCCAACAATGGCTACAATGCCTATAATCAGTTTTGGTTTCATGCGTCTTTTGATGATTGAATTTGTTCTTCCAGTTTACTCACTTTCTTATCTACCCGGAAAAGAAAAAACAGGAGTATAAACCAGATGATCAGGCTTACTCCCAACACTACATATATTAATTCGTTTGAAGACATAAATTGAATGAATGCACCGGCATCTTCTGCCCCGGGAGCTCCACTCCAATTGTCAGAGTAGGCTTGAGTCAGGGTATCAACGACGGCGAGTGAATCTTCTTGCATTAATTTTAAATCTTATTGCATTGAAATTTACGAATTCTCAATTTCGAATTGAACCTTTTTATATCTGTTAACTACATCGTAAATCCAAAAGCCTATAGCTATAAATCCGATGAATGCCGGGTATAAAATATAACGAAGTTCGTCGGCTGTAATCTCGCTAAAAGCAGGATTTCCATCTGCCCCGGGATGCAAGCTTGTTAATTGCCGCGGAACCACATACAATAAAAACGGTATGGTAGTAACTGCAAAAATATTATAAACAGCCGACAATTTTGCGCGCTTCTGTTCGTCATCAAAAGCGGATCTGAGTACAAAATAAGCTACATAAATCATCAGAGCGAGAGCGGCCAGATTCATTTTAGGTTCAGCGAACGTCCACCATGAGCCCCATGTAAATCGCGCCCAAAGTGAACCCGTCAATAATCCACAAACCCCAAATGCGACTCCCACCATCGCAGCTGATGAAGCTTTAATATCGAATTCCATAACCGGTTCATTCAGATATTTAATGCTGTACCAAAAGCTTATAAGGAACAGCACAAACATGGTCATCCACATAGGTACGTGGAAAAAAATATTACGTGCCGTCTGTTCGAGAATGGGAATGTCAGGGATTTCAATCAAAAAGCCAGCAATGATAACGAGCGTCATCCAGCCGGCAACTACGTATTTCCAGGGTTTCAATAGTATGCGAATTTTATTAACTATGGCTACGTTTGCAATGCAAAATATACGAATTTACCCACGATAATCTGAGTATATAATCTGTAAAATCTGTTATGAGTAACAACGAAAAATCCATCATTCTCACTCCCTCCTGGAAAGCTTTTTTCTGGCGGTATTTTTTTGGAGTAATTCTGACCCCGGTTTTAATTGGCATCTACCTGCTTTGGAAAACATGGAAAACACAGAAAGGCATTTCGTATAAAATCACTGACCGGAAAATTACGGTGGTAGATGGCCATATATCTCAGAATATTGATCTGGCAGATATCCGGCAGGCTGTTTCTGGGGAAAAGTCGTTTGGTGTTGGCTCTGTTGTCCTCAAAACAAGCGGCAGAAAGATTGAGCTTATCGGGCTGAAAAACCCGGAAGCGATCAGCAAATCAATAGAAAAAGCCGTTGAAGCTGAACTCAAAAGAATTGAAGCGGAAAAAGAAGCCAAACCAAGAGAATCGGAATACGACCCCGGTTCAATGGATCGGCTGGAATACTTGACTGGCCTTTGGCAACAGGGACTTATCGACGATCAGGATTTTAGGGCCGAAAAAGAGAAATTGTAGCTATCCCGAATTTTATCACAGCCTTTTACAAATATATCTCGTTTATTGTTCGCCTAATCTAAACATTATGGTTTTTCTATGAACACATCTTTATTAAAATCAGCTCTTTTAGTCGCTTTTCTGGTCGCTTTATTTTCTAATACGGCATTTGCTCAACAAGCTAATTTCGAGGCTGCAGAACGTTTCACCGGTGATAAAATGGAAAAACTAATTGGAAATACTTCGGTATGGGCCCAATGGATTGAAGACACCAACAACTTTTGGTATACCTACGAAAACGATAAAGGTAAAAACTGGTATTTCGTAAATGCTGAACGTCCGTCCCAGCGCCTTCTTTTTGACCAGGAAGAAATGGCGTCGCAACTTACAGAGATTTTTGAGCGTCCGTTCAATGCCAAAGACCTGGATCTGAAAGATTTTGAATATGACACAGATAAAGAGCGGTTTACTTTCCATGTGGACAGTATTCAATTCACTTATAATCTAAATGGAAACGACCTTATTAAAGGAGACTCGCTTGAAAAAGAAGAGCGCGAACGTTGGGCTACCTACTCTCCTGATAGTACATGGATTGCCTTTGCTAAAAATCACAATCTCTACATCATGCGTTCAGATGACGAAGACAGTACTGAGATTCAGCTTACCGATGATGGTGAACGATGGTTCAGTTACCAAGCTGATGAAGGCGACACTACCAGCGACAAACGCCTTCGAACCAATGCCGACTTTTTTGATGACGAAAGCAAACTATACATCACCAGAACAGATGACCGGAAAGTGAAAGAACTTTGGGTTATCGATGCTCTCGGAAAGCGTCCGGAACTTGAAACCTACAAATACTCCATGCCGGGCGATGAAGAGATAGGAATTCCACAGGTTGAAGTTTTTGATATCGCCAGCCGCAACCGTGTGATCATGGATACTGATAAATGGGAAGATCAGGAGCTCCGGGCTAACTATGGAAATCATCAAACCGGGGACTTTAAATCCACCCCTTCTGATAAACTGTATATCTACCGCGAAAACCGGACTTCAGACAAAGTAGATATCCTCATTGGTGATACTGAAACCGGTGAAACTGAAGTTCTTCTAAGTGAAACCAGCAAGCCTTATTTCAACTGGAGTTTCCAGGATCTGGCTATTATCAATGATGGAGAAGAATACATTTGGTGGAGCGAGCGTACCGGCTGGGGACAGTTATATCGTTATGATTCTGAAGGTAATCTCAAGAATCAAATCACATCCGGTAATTTTGTAGTGGGTGATATTGTTAAAATCGATACCGCGGCAAAAACCATTTATTTTGAAGGCTACGGCCGTGATGGAGATCATCCTTATTATGAACACCTGTACAGTGTTCGTTTTGATGGTTCGAACTTCAAACACCTCACTCCTGAAAATGCCGATCACAGTATTTCAGAATCTGACAAAGGCAATTACTTTGTAGACAATTATTCACGTGTCGATATGCCAACCAAGTCGGTACTTCGGGACCGGAATGGAAAAGTGATACTCACGCTTCAGGAGGTCGACATGGGTAAAGCTGAAGCTATTGGGTGGAAAGCACCGGAGGAATTTAGAATAAAGGCAGCAGATGGAGCTACCGACTTGTATGGTGTAATGTGGAAACCATTCGACTTCGACTCATCCAAGTCCTACCCTATTATTTCTTACGTGTATCCGGGGCCACAAACCGAGCCTTTCCCAACCAGCTTTTCGCTGCAGGGTTACACAGGCCGAAATCAGGCACTGGCACAGCTTGGCTTTGTGGTAGTGGCATTTGGTAACCGTGGCGGAAGTCCGGTTCGCTCCCGTTATTACCATACCTATGGATATGGAGATCTTCGTGATTATCCTTTGGCTGATAACAAGTATGGAATCGAACAACTGGCATCCCGTCATACTTTTATAGACCAAAACCGTGTTGGTATTTTCGGGCATTCCGGTGGTGGCTTCATGAGTACCGCAGCCCTGCTCACTTATCCTGATTTTTATGATGTTGCTGTTTCCTCTGCAGGAAATCACGACAACAATGTATATAACCACTGGTGGAGCGAAACACACAACGGGGTGAAAGAAAAGCGCAAAACCATAAAAGAAATGAACGAGGACAGCGTGGAAGTGGAAAAAGAAGAAATCACTTTTGACGGCCCGATTGAATCGAATGCAGACTTGGCAGGTAATCTGAAAGGGCATCTGTTACTTGTACACGGAAATATCGATAACAACGTACATCCCGCTAACACTCTTCGTCTGGCGGATGCGCTCATCAAGGCCGGCAAGCGATTTGACATGATGATTCTGCCCGGTCGCCGACATGGCTTCGGACCTTATCAACCCTACTTCGAACGCCAGAAATGGTATTATTTCTCTCAGCATTTATTGGGTGATTACCGGAGTAATGTAGATATGAATTTACCGGAAGACGAAGATTAGAATTTCGAGCAGTGAACACTGAATATTGAAGGCAGAAAAATTCAGAGCTTTGCCTTCGATGTTTCTTGTTCGGTATTCAACCGCCAGGCTTTTTCGTTGGGGGTTATGGTGAAGCTCCATAAGATTCCGGCAAGTGCCATCACTCCTCCGTAAACCATAATGAGGGGTTTTACGGTCATCAATCCACTCTCAAGAATTAGTGAAGCGATGATTACCGAAAACGAATTTCCTATTGTAAATAGCAGCCATTCAGTACTGAATATTCTTCCGCGAAAAGTATCCTGAGTTCGTTTTTGGAGAAGTACCGTACTGGAAACCCAGTTTGCCCCGGATGCAGAATGAGCCAATAATACGAACAATAGCATCAGCCCGATACTATTCACCATCCCGACCACTAAATACATCACTCCACAAAAAGTGATAGCAAGCCCCATCAGCAACACCCAGTCTTTTTCATCCCTGAAGATACGCCTGCCTATAATCGGTCCTATTCCTGTTCCAAATCCCCGTGCAGCATAAAGTAATCCAAGACCAATACTGCCCATCATCAGAACTTCCTCACTGACAATAATGAGCAGGTAAACAAGTCCGCCCAGAAACACCGTTGAGGTTCCTTTCGCCAGTGAAGGCCGAAGAATATGCCGGTTTCTCACCAGGTAGCTGAGGCCTTCTTTAATTCCTTTGAGTGGATTTCTTGTTCTATATAACTCCTCTTTCGACAGTCGTTTTTGAGGGATTACTGCCCGGTATACAAACCAGGCTGAAACAACGTAACTGACTCCATCAAGAATCAGCACATTGGTTGTTCCCAGCCACTCGGTTGCAAACCCACCAATAGCCATCCCGGTAGTAAAAATGATACTCCAGCTTGCCGTCGATATGATATTGGCGTTTGTAAGGTTTTCTTCTGAAGTGACATTGGGGATGGAGGAAGTCTTCGCCGGCTCAAATACAGCAGATAACATCATCTGAATGGCCGTCAGAACATAAGCAAGCCAAAGCGTTGCTGCTGAATCTACCAAAATGATTCCAATTACGGCTAGTCCCCTGAGAAGGTCACACCAAATCATGAGTTTTCTTCGGTTGAACCGATCGGCTATATACCCAGCAAATGGTGAGAAAAAGGCCAGGCTGAGCATTTTGACTACAATGATAAGCCCCAATAAAAACTCAGAATCAGAGTACCGGCCAATAATGGCATACAGGGCGAGCAGACCGAACCAATCCCCGAAATTCGATACCGACTGAGCTATCCAAAGCCGGCGAAAGTCTTTGTTATCCTTGATGAGATTGAGGTACGGGCGGAGGTTATTGGTCATAGCTTTCAGCTGACAGCAAGCAGATTTCAGCTTCAAAAATGGAATAATTAGAGATTAAGACTTGTGAAGATTCTTCGGGAGTACCCTCAGAATGACTCAATAGAATGTTGTTTTGTTTAACAATGAAGGTCAGCGTTCAAAATTCATTCCACGCCGGTGCTGCCAAACCCGCCTTCGCCACGATCCGTTTCATCAAGCTCATCCACTTCCAAAAGCGGGAGCTGAGTGACCGGGGCAATCACCATTTGTGCAATACGATCGCCGTGATTCACCACAAACTCTTCTTCCCCGTGGTTGATGGCAATTACTTTCACTTCTCCCCTGTAATCGGCATCAATGGTTCCGGGTGTATTCAGCATGGTGATGCCATTTCGAATGGCCAGACCGCTTCGGGGGCGGATTTGAGCCTCATACCCCTCAGGAAGGGCTATTTGCAATCCGGTTGGAATTAGCGTTCGCTCTCCGGGCTTAATAACAATCGGTGTTTCTACGGCTGCACGGACATCCATTCCTGCTGCAGCTACCGATTCATAATTTGGAAGCGGTAAGTCTTTCGCGTGATCCAGTTTCTTTATTAGTACCTGTTTCATAATTCTTCTCGTGAGTATTCAACCATTCTTACAATTACATTTCCCCATAAAACCTTAACCCTAGCTTCCAGCGGAACCCGAAGGTCATCATCCAGAAACCAGGCCCTGAAATCGCCGGAAAAACCAAAAGGTCCTTCAATATTTTCTGTTGTGCCATTCATTAGATATGCCTGAATAGGTCCGTCGAAGGGTGCGTAATTTCGTTCTTCTTTTTTAAATGAGTTGTCTGCATAGATATATCCCTTTTTCTTGGTTACATACACCGGAAGCGTATAATCTTCTTCACTCCCTGCAAACAAACGCGAAAAATAAAAAATCAGATGGCCGGATGTAGCCGGATCTTCCAAATCCAGGGTATCACGTGAATCATCTTCTTCTATATAGTAAACCTTATTGATGTCGCGGTCGAACCAATACTGAATTTCATCATACTTATTTTCGTCGATATTATCCTTCCAGTATTTCACCTCCACAGGCAGCCCGTCTTCATTTACATAAAACAGGCTGTGAAAGCGATCCAGTTCATCACCTACAAAAGGTATAGAAGGATTTGACACAATTTCGGTAAGAATGTGATTTAATTCTCTTCCCTCGTAGGTTGTGTCACTCAGCAATTCTACATTCACCCAGCCTAGTTTTAGAAAACCATATTTAACTTCATACCGGAACGTTTCCTTCACCGAAAAAAGCTCTTCCATGGTTGGCGGCGTGGAGCTGGTATCCGGAAAGTTATGCTGCGCTAAGGCAGGATATGACAGCATAAATAGTAATATGGAGAAGATAATTTTGATCATAATCTGGACGGGCTGACCAACGTATGGGGTGAGCCGATTATTTCTCCTCCGGTTCCTCTTCCGCTATAAAAGCTTCAAAAGACTCTTCATCATAGCCAACCAAAACCGACTCATCCTTGATTAATACCGGGCGTTTAATCATAACCTGATTTTCCAGCAGTTGTTCAAATAATTCATCGTCAGACAGATCCTGGTCGGCAAGGCCTAAGTCTCTCCATTTCCGGCCTCTTTTATTCACCAATACATCCAAACCCACCTTAAACTCCAGTTCTTTCAATTCATTGCGGGTCAGCGGCTCCTCTCTAACGTCGATGAACTCAAACTCTACCTCATGCTCTTTCATCCATTTTTTTGTGTCCCTGATTTTGTTGCAATTTTTTATACCTGCAATATGAAGCATCGTAGTATTATAGTGAATGTTTTGTATTTTCAGTGATGTAAAGATACGGTTTGTTTCCTGAAATTCGAACGTAATGAACGCTAAGTTCGTGCCATTTTATGACGAAGTTTTTTTCTTATACGGTTTTTTTGATGTCAATGCTCATGCTGGCAAGCTGTACCCGTAATGATGCCCAGCGAGAATTTGAAAAAGAAGCCTACTCCTTTCCCGCTAATTTCACCGAGACCACCAATCAGGGTGTTGTTCAGAATTTAGACGAAGATGACTGGCGAACTTCCCCTCTCTTCCAGGGGTTGATTGAAATTGTGCCTCCCTACCCTAATCCTGTTCTTACATCACAAAACATACAATTTGAAGTTAATGTTACCGGCATAAATTCTGTAACCGGGATTCAGGTTTGGACGGAACTTCCAAATGGCCGTCAACAGATTATATACGAAGATTTCGAAACGCTGCAACCCGGCCTGACTACTTTCCAGATTGACCCGATTCTGCTTTCGTGGGATAGCAACAACAGCCCGGAAGGCGCCCGTGGGTTGAACCGCGTTTATATTTTCAATGCCAACCAGCAGATGATTTCCTACGGCGACATTATGGTGGAGTGAGCCGGTTTTGATTTGCAAATAATCGAACTGCAACTAATAAAATTCAAACCCGATCCTCACTCTATTCTTCCTGTCCTTGCTTCCAACTCTCTATTTTTGCTTATTGTAGTTTAAGTACCAAGAATACTTTTTATTAATAAAATCGGGGAATAAGCATGAAGAACTGCTACTACATGAGCATTATAGTAAGTTGTCTTTTGTTGAGTGTCATAAATACTGTAGTTGCACAGAGAGTTTCCGAAGCCGAAGCTTCCCATGAAACAGAAATCAGTGACCTTAAATTATTAGACCCCGTTTTCAACATTAATATTGGATATGTTGAAGATCATACCAAGCCCGGTGGCGGAAGATATCTTTGTGGGGGAATGACAAATTCTGGTGCTAAAATAGCATCACGAGTTGTTAGGAATGCACTTTCACGGGTGCCGACTACCGCCAGAGCTAAAATCGACCTGAAGTATGTAATTCTATGCAGTCGGATTCTTGCTAATCAACAACCGATTGGAGGCATCCCCATCCCACCTCTTAAGCTTTTGATGATAGATACAAAGCGAAATAACGAGCATATCGTACTCCACGAGCTTTATCACCTGATAGAATTTCAATTCAATACCTACAATGATCCAGACTGGCAGCAGCAATTTGGTGCCTCGGGTTATGTGAATAGTTATCGCGGGCAATTAGAGAACTCACCCATGGGCAGTGGACGAGAAGGCTTTCTAAACAACTATTCCAAAACTTTTCCACATGAGGAACGTGCTGAGCTATTTGCATTTTTGATTCTCAACCCCCGTGGTGTAGCTGCTCAACTTAGAAGAGTTGACGACGAAATCGTAGAGCAAAAAATTGAATTTATGATTGAAAAGTGCCGCCGGCTTCTGGGACTAAATATCAGAATTTAGATCGCCCATTGCATCATAAAAAAGCTGGATTGATTGTTTATTTATTTTTTGTAAAAAAGTAATCCTCCGCCCCGCGTACCTGAAATAAACTCAGCTATTCCATCTCCATCTAAGTCTACAAAATGTGGGGCTGTAAGCTGAGCTGTTGCTACCTCAAAAGGCATTGGTTTTTGGGTGAATTCCGCCTCACTTGGAGTTCCGGTGTTTTCAAAGAATAGAATGCCTTCAATTTTACTTCCCAGGAATAAATCCAAATCGCCATCGCCGTCTATATCATAGAAAGCAGGGGCACTCCGGTGCTGTACTTCAACTCCAGAAAAAGCATCCTTCTCAAAACTAAACTCCGGATTTTCAGCAGTACCGGTGTTACGGAATAGCTGTAAGCCACCTCCTGATTCTCCCACCAGTAAATCCAAATCTCCATCGCCATCAATATCAGCAAGTGTGGGAACAGCATTACTACCTCTTTCAAGCCCTGCTATCTTTTCTTTTTTTAGTTCGAACCCATTTCCTGTATTTAAAAACAAAGAGATGTCCCCTTTCCAGTTCCCGATCAGCAGATCATCCAGCCCGTCACCGTTTAAATCACCTAAAACCGGTGCATAATGATAGGCAATGGGCAAATCCAATGTCCCGCTCATCTGAAATTCCGGAGCAGTAGCAGTTCCACGGTTTTCAAACCGGTAAATAACCGAGGTCTTTTGGTTTGCTGGATCAATTTTATTGGCAAGAAGCATATCCACATCTCCGTCTCCATCCAGATCGCCGGTGGCCGGAATGCTCTCATCTCCTACGTCAATCATATTGATAAACTGACGAGTCTTTAAATTAAAGTCTCCTTCATCCTGCTCATAGAAATACAGGTTATCGCTCAGGGTTAGGTTTGCGTTGTAGGCTCCACCAAGCACGCCCAGGAATAGATCCATATCCCCGTCATTTTCCCAGTCCGCTAATGTAGGAGCATTATACCCACTGGTTTGAACCGGATTTGATGGTGGAAAGGGTTTGGGTTCGCCCCGGAAATCAGGAGTTTCACACGAACCGGTATTTTCAATTAGCAGAATGCTTGGCTCGAAAAAATCACCCCAGAACAGATCCTGATCGCCATCGGAATCAATGTCCATAAAGGCCATGGTGTTGGCACCATGCATGGTTCCAAACTGCTTTACAATCTCAATGTCTTCAAACCGTTTGGTAACTAATTTAAACTGCGGAATCTGGTTTTCATCTCTGCCAACCGATTCATACCGAGCTAAGGTACCATCCAGACTTCCGATAAAAAGATCCAGCCTGTTGTCGCAGTCGATATCTGTGACATTTGGGATATTCTGCCGATCAGAAAAAATGGGTTCGCCGTTTACATCCTTCAGTGAATCAGCAGCGAGTACAAATCGGGGAGATTCAGCCGTTCCTTCATTTCGGTAATAGCGAATGTAACTGTACGGTTGTTCGGATAGTAAATCGAAGTCTCCATCCTGGTCCATATCTACAAAGCGAAACCATTCCCCTATATCCAAATTCTGAAATTTATCGGATCGCCACATTAATGGACTTTCGGTATCACTTCCCAGATGTTCAAAAAACATGAGTTCGTCTGTATGCTCCTGCACAAAAAAATCAGGATCGCCATCGTCGTCTATATCAGTAAACTGAGGTCTTGGAGCATTAAATCCTCCAGTAAAAGGATGAGGTACCTGGGTTCCATCTTCAGCATAAACAGCAAATGGGTTGATCTGTCGCTGGTAGTTATTAGAATCCGAACTGCTTTTTTCAGGTGTCTGTGATGATTTGCATCCTGATATCGACACCAGCAGAGAGAGGATTATCAAGACCAGAAAATTGTAACGCATAGTTTTCATTGACTTCCTTTCAAAAAGTTTTTGCAAATGATTTTACCAATTACTGGTTCCTATACCGGTTGGGTAGCGACCTGTTTCTATAACTTTCTCAATTTCGAGCGTTTCTGTATTAATGATAACCACGGTTCCGGGTAATTCCTCTTCAGCAGACAATCCTTTAGGGTTATAGGTTTTGTCTCTGTTGTTGTTTGTTACATATAAATATTTACCATCAGCGGAAAGCGCTGCTCCATGAGGCTGGGCTAATCCGTTTCCTTCAATCACCTTTTCTACCTTTTTGTTTTCCATATCTACAACAGTTACGGTATGAGCCCCTTTATTCCCAAAATAGACCCGTTTACCGTCTGGAGAATATACAGGATGCCAAGGTTGTGCATTGACAGAAATGGTATCCGTTACCTGTGGCGTTAATGGATTGGATAAATCAAAAACCAAAAGCTTCCCCGAAACCTGACCGGTTCCTACCATGGTTTGTCCATCCGGTGAAATAGCAAAGTTCACAAATACATGCGAATTTCCATCCAATATTGTGAGTTCTGTTTCTTCCGTTTCGTTGTTCCTTGCTAAAATCTGATTCGCTGACAGGCTGGCGATATAGGTCCATTTTCCATCCGGAGTTGTGGCTATAGCATGCGGTCGGGTAAAAAATAAGTCCACTTCCCTATCTACCTTCAT from Gracilimonas sp. encodes the following:
- a CDS encoding arsenate reductase family protein codes for the protein MLHIAGIKNCNKIRDTKKWMKEHEVEFEFIDVREEPLTRNELKELEFKVGLDVLVNKRGRKWRDLGLADQDLSDDELFEQLLENQVMIKRPVLIKDESVLVGYDEESFEAFIAEEEPEEK
- a CDS encoding FG-GAP and VCBS repeat-containing protein; amino-acid sequence: MKTMRYNFLVLIILSLLVSISGCKSSQTPEKSSSDSNNYQRQINPFAVYAEDGTQVPHPFTGGFNAPRPQFTDIDDDGDPDFFVQEHTDELMFFEHLGSDTESPLMWRSDKFQNLDIGEWFRFVDMDQDGDFDLLSEQPYSYIRYYRNEGTAESPRFVLAADSLKDVNGEPIFSDRQNIPNVTDIDCDNRLDLFIGSLDGTLARYESVGRDENQIPQFKLVTKRFEDIEIVKQFGTMHGANTMAFMDIDSDGDQDLFWGDFFEPSILLIENTGSCETPDFRGEPKPFPPSNPVQTSGYNAPTLADWENDGDMDLFLGVLGGAYNANLTLSDNLYFYEQDEGDFNLKTRQFINMIDVGDESIPATGDLDGDGDVDMLLANKIDPANQKTSVIYRFENRGTATAPEFQMSGTLDLPIAYHYAPVLGDLNGDGLDDLLIGNWKGDISLFLNTGNGFELKKEKIAGLERGSNAVPTLADIDGDGDLDLLVGESGGGLQLFRNTGTAENPEFSFEKDAFSGVEVQHRSAPAFYDIDGDGDLDLFLGSKIEGILFFENTGTPSEAEFTQKPMPFEVATAQLTAPHFVDLDGDGIAEFISGTRGGGLLFYKK
- the dut gene encoding dUTP diphosphatase, whose amino-acid sequence is MKQVLIKKLDHAKDLPLPNYESVAAAGMDVRAAVETPIVIKPGERTLIPTGLQIALPEGYEAQIRPRSGLAIRNGITMLNTPGTIDADYRGEVKVIAINHGEEEFVVNHGDRIAQMVIAPVTQLPLLEVDELDETDRGEGGFGSTGVE
- a CDS encoding YncE family protein; translation: MKSILRSLFVISLFVIFSFSGMNTFAQSDTNGQRIYICNQGEATLSVLDAESNSIVETIDLQKLGFSKNAKPHHAITDADGSHWYVTLIGENKVLKFNRDNELVEQAEMEVPGLMAMHPTQELLFVGRSMSAVNPPQSFGVVNRSGMKVDREVDLFFTRPHAIATTPDGKWTYIASLSANQILARNNETEETELTILDGNSHVFVNFAISPDGQTMVGTGQVSGKLLVFDLSNPLTPQVTDTISVNAQPWHPVYSPDGKRVYFGNKGAHTVTVVDMENKKVEKVIEGNGLAQPHGAALSADGKYLYVTNNNRDKTYNPKGLSAEEELPGTVVIINTETLEIEKVIETGRYPTGIGTSNW
- a CDS encoding DUF3108 domain-containing protein — protein: MIKIIFSILLFMLSYPALAQHNFPDTSSTPPTMEELFSVKETFRYEVKYGFLKLGWVNVELLSDTTYEGRELNHILTEIVSNPSIPFVGDELDRFHSLFYVNEDGLPVEVKYWKDNIDENKYDEIQYWFDRDINKVYYIEEDDSRDTLDLEDPATSGHLIFYFSRLFAGSEEDYTLPVYVTKKKGYIYADNSFKKEERNYAPFDGPIQAYLMNGTTENIEGPFGFSGDFRAWFLDDDLRVPLEARVKVLWGNVIVRMVEYSREEL
- a CDS encoding MFS transporter — encoded protein: MTNNLRPYLNLIKDNKDFRRLWIAQSVSNFGDWFGLLALYAIIGRYSDSEFLLGLIIVVKMLSLAFFSPFAGYIADRFNRRKLMIWCDLLRGLAVIGIILVDSAATLWLAYVLTAIQMMLSAVFEPAKTSSIPNVTSEENLTNANIISTASWSIIFTTGMAIGGFATEWLGTTNVLILDGVSYVVSAWFVYRAVIPQKRLSKEELYRTRNPLKGIKEGLSYLVRNRHILRPSLAKGTSTVFLGGLVYLLIIVSEEVLMMGSIGLGLLYAARGFGTGIGPIIGRRIFRDEKDWVLLMGLAITFCGVMYLVVGMVNSIGLMLLFVLLAHSASGANWVSSTVLLQKRTQDTFRGRIFSTEWLLFTIGNSFSVIIASLILESGLMTVKPLIMVYGGVMALAGILWSFTITPNEKAWRLNTEQETSKAKL